In Burkholderiales bacterium, the following proteins share a genomic window:
- a CDS encoding outer membrane beta-barrel protein — protein sequence MDISGTAEASVHGLNVSAPFRAQLFEVDTDDSYLIGLRAGYWFGFAPNIGIALEAFHFRPDIKNQTVDAFATTNVLIEEIFDQRISIGVGAPVTLSQEDVPAVAFSPDLRVRWRLFPKTDIPNGQIQPYIMAGPAFLLTSDEDFETPLGVKVGGGVTWQFHRNFALFGEYRFTHFAPEIEHEGVDFAIDLDTHAIVTGVSFRF from the coding sequence GTGGACATTTCTGGCACGGCCGAAGCATCGGTGCACGGCTTGAATGTGTCGGCGCCGTTTCGGGCGCAACTGTTCGAGGTGGACACCGATGATTCTTATTTGATTGGTTTGCGCGCCGGTTATTGGTTTGGTTTTGCGCCCAACATAGGTATCGCGTTGGAGGCGTTTCACTTCCGTCCCGATATCAAGAATCAAACCGTCGATGCATTTGCGACGACAAATGTGCTGATTGAGGAGATTTTCGACCAGCGCATTTCGATCGGCGTCGGCGCCCCCGTTACGCTGTCGCAGGAAGATGTCCCGGCGGTAGCGTTTTCTCCCGATCTCCGCGTCCGCTGGCGGCTCTTTCCCAAAACAGACATTCCAAACGGCCAGATTCAGCCGTATATCATGGCCGGCCCCGCATTTCTGCTTACCTCCGACGAAGATTTCGAGACACCGCTCGGCGTTAAAGTCGGTGGCGGAGTAACGTGGCAATTCCACAGGAATTTCGCGCTGTTCGGTGAATACCGCTTTACCCACTTCGCTCCCGAGATCGAACACGAAGGCGTCGATTTCGCAATCGATCTCGATACGCACGCGATCGTAACCGGCGTTTCATTCCGGTTCTAA